From Andrena cerasifolii isolate SP2316 chromosome 12, iyAndCera1_principal, whole genome shotgun sequence, a single genomic window includes:
- the LOC143375424 gene encoding protein dj-1beta, giving the protein MPILSRVLPHFAHLVCRVPTALQLNFRYTTAMAKKTAILLIADGSEEIEAVVTVDVLRRAGIEVTIAGLADSPSVKCSRDVKICVDAKLQDAVSQNYDIVILPGGLAGSKAFATSQEVGKLLQQQEKENRAIAAICAAPTALKAHGIAKGKQLTSYPAMKDQLADEYKYLEDKVVVDGNLITSRGPATAFAFGLAIVEKLLDKEAACNVAKGLLYTE; this is encoded by the exons ATGCCGATATTAAGTCGCGTACTTCCACATTTTGCGCATTTAGTTTGCAGGGTACCGACAGCTTTGCAATTAAACTTTAGATATACTACAGCCATGGCGAAAAAGACGGCAATTTTATTGATAGCTGATGGTTCAGAAGAAATAGAAGCGGTGGTAACTGTGGACGTTTTACGCAGAGCTGGG ATCGAAGTTACTATCGCCGGTCTCGCCGATAGTCCATCCGTGAAATGTAGCCGTGATGTTAAAATTTGTGTCGACGCGAAGCTTCAAGACGCAGTCAGCCAGAACTACGACATTGTGATATTACCAGGTGGTTTGGCTGGTTCCAAGGCATTCGCAACG TCCCAAGAGGTAGGAAAGCTGCTGCAACAGCAGGAGAAGGAGAACAGAGCTATCGCAGCCATCTGCGCGGCGCCTACCGCTCTGAAAGCTCATGGTATCGCTAAAGGGAAACAGCTTACGTCTTATCCCGCTATGAAGGATCAGCTGGCagatgaatataaatatttggAAGACAAAGTTGTGGTCGATG GTAATCTCATAACTAGCAGGGGGCCAGCCACTGCATTTGCTTTTGGTTTAGCTATAGTGGAGAAGCTGCTTGATAAAGAAGCAGCATGCAACGTGGCGAAAGGATTGTTGTACACggaatga
- the LOC143375412 gene encoding uncharacterized protein LOC143375412 — MFESDDWDLDQEFMNDVDSMSLEYYSQSEPKRRKTETSDDPSCLSNTGANYKTMDIDGTITKCKEDKESRKNLILGMFNKSLSDKDISPSALPKSRNSSENNLLKSHSETRNYGTSQLPRKDLVLDLLKKKNIQDKVVQQNTRTSEPRKAERRIKSNGDINVRDSARPNNRVKLETPNKCLQEKDSSSSDKQSPSANSRKQLLFNILKQRSAANAASRNDDAKKNVSAIKLTQAQPSVKTTLVRRFPGPAGLLPDNIDPNIPAISYLNNLEENEDDTKESKDTDIPEYCSQNTEDLFTDGAWQLMLNDLPDGFLKGYEIATIKKQMGRVKRGYNAKVDFLAGIVERIDHSHDNPPLILKDFTGSIHGIIHRDIHVQYPGLLEANAVLLLHDVGILKSSGSFVTNKCRILISPSNLLAIYRNDGKIERTHYMESALRNVANGESEDEEVEGVDTEDEESPETSCKSKAGRITEIKETANVIKNPEDSNEKSSTWNTSLNETFDNMSDSIDFDLIDDFSFSVSSSNITNSQNEKNFNSSVSKNFKCLNKENKQQDIRFCVKGIGDVGNCSKQKAENLLQSLKRFSPNANARKKFSHNPGSLQMDVKHPTASACSRDVESEVLGNASSESNVNRLQGKTGCMAKELHTPCHDKAKSVEFNSSKNRPSIRSKLKAFKNPDVPTQSLNFETDASSDLKSDNKSQKSPNSARDMLCSAENDTDDEMLSQLDIDTICTNYNDNS; from the exons ATGTTTGAGAGTGATGACTGGGACCTTGACCAG GAATTTATGAACGACGTGGACAGTATGTCCCTCGAATATTATTCTCAGTCAGAACCAAAAAGACGAAAAACAGAAACTTCTGATGATCCTAGCTGTTTATCGAACACCGGCGCGAATTATAAAACAATGGACATCGATGGAACCATTACAAAATGCAAGGAGGATAAAGAATCGCGGAAGAATTTGATTCTTGGCATGTTTAACAAAAGTCTGTCGGATAAAGATATTTCTCCAAGTGCGTTACCTAAGTCGAGGAACTCTTCcgagaataatttattaaagtCGCATTCTGAAACACGAAATTATGGAACTAGTCAATTACCTAGGAAAGATTTGGTTCTAGATTTattgaaaaagaagaatatacaGGATAAAGTTGTGCAGCAGAATACAAGGACTTCTGAGCCGCGGAAAGCCGAACGGAGAATCAAAAGTAATGGTGATATTAATGTACGAGATTCTGCACGGCCGAATAATAGAGTAAAGCTTGAAACCCCTAACAAATGTCTCCAGGAAAAGGACAGCTCGAGTAGCGATAAGCAAAGTCCATCTGCGAATTCAAGGAAGCAATTGTTGTTTAATATATTGAAGCAACGATCTGCGGCTAACGCGGCGTCGAGGAACGATGATGCGAAGAAAAATGTATCTGCGATTAAACTCACGCAAGCGCAGCCTAGCGTAAAGACCACGCTAGTCAGGAGGTTCCCAGGGCCAGCGGGTTTATTGCCGGATAACATCGATCCGAACATTCCTGCCATTTCgtacttaaataatttagaagagaACGAGGATGATACAAAGGAATCAAAGGACACTGATATTCCCGAATATTGTTCTCAGAATACGGAAGATCTGTTTACAGATGGAGCTTGGCAGTTAATGCTGAATGATTTGCCAGATGGATTTTTGAAGGGTTACGAAATTGCTACCATTAAGAAGCAAATGGGAAGGGTGAAACGAGGATATAACGCGAAGGTTGATTTTCTGGCCGGGATAGTGGAGCGCATAGACCACAGTCACGACAATCCTCCCCTTATTTTGAAAGACTTTACAGGCAGCATTCATGGGattatacatagagatatacaCGTTCAATATCCTGGTTTATTAGAAGCGAATGCTGTTCTACTATTACACGACGTAGGCATATTAAAAAGCTCTGGATCTTTCGTTACAAATAAATGCCGCATTCTAATATCACCTTCAAACTTATTGGCAATTTACCGTAACGATGGCAAAATAGAGCGTACGCACTATATGGAATCAGCTTTGCGAAATGTTGCAAACGGCGAATCGGAAGATGAAGAAGTAGAAGGGGTAGACACAGAAGATGAAGAATCACCAGAAACTAGTTGCAAGTCGAAAGCAGGACGTATTACTGAGATTAAAGAAACAGCAAATGTTATAAAAAATCCAGAAGACTCCAATGAAAAGAGTTCGACTTGGAACACTAGCTTAAACGAAACATTTGACAATATGAGCGACTCGATAGATTTTGATCTTATAGATGACTTTTCCTTTTCAGTTTCTTCCAGTAATATTACAAATTCGCAGaacgaaaagaattttaatagctCCGTGTCGAAGAATTTTAAATGcctaaataaagaaaataaacaacagGATATCAGATTCTGTGTGAAGGGGATAGGGGATGTTGGGAATTGTAGCAAACAAAAGGCAgaaaatttattacaaagtCTGAAACGATTTTCTCCGAACGCAAATGCGAGAAAGAAATTTTCCCATAATCCAGGAAGCTTGCAAATGGATGTCAAACATCCAACAGCAAGTGCCTGTTCCAGAGATGTCGAATCAGAAGTGTTAGGTAACGCGTCCTCTGAAAGTAACGTAAACAGGTTGCAAGGAAAAACAGGATGCATGGCCAAAGAGTTACATACACCTTGTCATGACAAAGCGAAAAGTGTTGAATTTAATAGTAGCAAGAATAGACCTTCCATACGATCCAAATTAAAAGCATTCAAGAATCCAGATGTACCGACTCAATCACTAAACTTTGAGACTGACGCGTCATCGGACTTGAAGAGCGacaataaatcacagaaaagtCCGAATTCTGCACGCGACATGCTTTGCAGCGCCGAAAATGATACTGACGACGAAATGCTGTCCCAGTTAGATATAGACACCATTTGCACTAACTACAATGACAATAGTTAA